The following are from one region of the Pseudodesulfovibrio piezophilus C1TLV30 genome:
- a CDS encoding class I SAM-dependent methyltransferase, translated as MTGDLTGKTFVDIGSGSGLHSLAAFNLGASEVCAFDYDTMSVQSTTTLLSKHVPQKKWKSSQADILAKPKSQKKFDVVYSYGVLHHTGDMWKAIENACAYCKNGGLFSVALYVKTPFCQFWEKEKKYIVNIN; from the coding sequence CTGACAGGTGATCTCACAGGGAAAACATTTGTTGACATAGGTTCAGGGTCAGGTTTGCACAGTCTTGCGGCGTTCAACTTGGGAGCTTCAGAGGTCTGTGCCTTTGATTATGACACCATGAGTGTCCAGTCCACAACCACACTCCTATCAAAACACGTTCCTCAAAAAAAATGGAAATCCTCGCAGGCCGATATATTGGCGAAACCAAAATCCCAAAAAAAATTTGATGTGGTTTATTCATATGGAGTACTCCATCACACAGGAGACATGTGGAAAGCCATCGAAAATGCGTGTGCCTATTGCAAAAATGGTGGTCTTTTTTCCGTGGCCCTCTATGTCAAAACTCCCTTTTGTCAATTCTGGGAAAAAGAAAAAAAATATATAGTAAATATAAATTGA
- the folK gene encoding 2-amino-4-hydroxy-6-hydroxymethyldihydropteridine diphosphokinase → MQNIETVNCYVSLGSNQGDTEENLNDALTLLETYGDEIALKSFSSTYLTEPQGEIKDQPWFANQVVKLEIDAEIWAPSGFLSTCTAIEAQMGRERQEPGGPRPLDMDIIAWGDTVMQSDFLTLPHPRALKRAFVLIPLKEIEPDFVFPDGTTVDEALANIEYRIEGNRIWQDS, encoded by the coding sequence ATCCAGAATATCGAAACTGTAAATTGTTACGTCAGTCTTGGGTCGAATCAGGGTGATACAGAGGAAAATCTGAACGATGCACTGACGTTGCTTGAGACGTATGGGGATGAAATAGCACTTAAATCATTTTCGAGTACCTATCTGACAGAGCCTCAAGGTGAGATCAAGGATCAACCTTGGTTTGCCAATCAGGTCGTTAAACTCGAAATTGACGCTGAGATATGGGCACCATCAGGTTTCTTGTCCACATGCACCGCTATTGAGGCGCAGATGGGCAGAGAGCGTCAGGAACCAGGCGGCCCCAGACCGTTGGATATGGACATTATAGCTTGGGGCGACACTGTGATGCAAAGTGACTTTTTGACACTCCCGCATCCACGCGCGTTGAAAAGGGCGTTTGTCCTTATCCCCTTGAAAGAAATAGAACCGGACTTTGTTTTCCCGGATGGTACAACCGTTGACGAAGCACTCGCCAACATAGAGTATCGCATCGAAGGTAACAGGATCTGGCAGGATTCATAA
- a CDS encoding PEP/pyruvate-binding domain-containing protein has protein sequence MGIQDWFSFKKNKGKKTQEELAEIRRTFATRINHFKRLIQANTRAHEQMAELEEALRGFQPYGMQYVRALCTRLSASIFQMIQHLDSLNPKTYEKLFDIFDTLQSTIHMHISPVSHAEENDLILEIHSIGRDHADMCGPKMAMLGEAANNLNMKVPTGFVVTAAAYRLFMKSGGLNEEIDRQIQGTNFEDMESMIRLSSRIMQLIIETSIPESLSQSILDSYDDLCERHGKAIKIAVRSSALGEDLEGAAFAGQYRSILNVDRESLLPAYKEVLASKYSQQAMAYRFNRGIRDDDVALCVGCMVMVEAHASGVAYSRNPINIRDKTLSLYSIWGLPRAVVNGSMDTDEFLVARLPAPRILKRHIADKKEIYVCDKEEGLCRISLTEKNRTQPSLTDEQILLIAKATMRIEEYFGLPQDVEWAITESGQLSLLQCRPLLLAEHKRGLLPPDSTLPPPILSGGRTASPGIGTGPVYMVAKDVDTLLFPDGGVLVLNQALPNRAALLGRCSAVISEQGGAAGHLANVAREFGIPALFGLKNAQKKLFHGQIVTVDAEGCAVYNGRVEAFLEKKPRERIMRGSPVQKSLRKAAKYIVRLHLIDPDAFSFKPGNCKTLHDIMRFCHEMAVREMFEFGMNKDYIEGASRQLICNVPKQFWVLNLDSGIAPEGKHRADRCVLLEHIRSIPMCALWAGMDAIPWEGPPPVHTQGLMSVMFEATVNTDLNPTAPSRFSQKNYFMISENYCILQSRFGFHFCGVEALVSDRNTENYASLQFKGGAANLERRILRARFIGDILAEFDFRVRIKEDTLFARLEGLGRPQMEHRLKILGYLITHTRQLDMIMTNTDEVTRQRDKFFRDFTLFDLKE, from the coding sequence ATGGGAATACAGGATTGGTTCTCCTTCAAAAAAAACAAAGGGAAGAAAACCCAGGAAGAACTGGCTGAGATTCGCCGCACGTTCGCAACCCGCATTAACCATTTCAAACGTCTTATTCAAGCCAATACGCGTGCACACGAACAGATGGCGGAACTCGAGGAAGCGCTTCGCGGTTTTCAACCATACGGCATGCAGTATGTCCGGGCTTTATGCACACGTCTCTCTGCATCAATATTTCAAATGATCCAGCATCTGGATAGCCTTAATCCTAAAACATATGAAAAACTCTTCGATATTTTCGATACTCTTCAAAGCACCATACACATGCACATCTCACCAGTATCGCATGCAGAGGAGAATGATTTAATTCTCGAGATTCATTCGATAGGCCGTGATCACGCAGACATGTGCGGCCCCAAAATGGCAATGCTTGGGGAGGCAGCAAATAATCTGAATATGAAAGTGCCGACCGGTTTCGTTGTCACTGCTGCCGCCTACCGTCTCTTCATGAAATCAGGAGGGCTGAACGAGGAGATTGACCGCCAAATCCAAGGGACGAACTTTGAAGACATGGAATCCATGATTCGCCTCTCATCCCGAATCATGCAATTGATTATTGAGACATCCATCCCTGAAAGTTTGTCACAATCCATCCTTGATTCCTACGACGACTTATGTGAACGCCATGGTAAAGCGATCAAGATTGCCGTTCGCTCCAGCGCCCTTGGCGAAGATCTGGAAGGAGCCGCCTTTGCAGGACAATATCGCTCAATCCTCAATGTGGATCGAGAATCTCTCCTCCCAGCATATAAAGAGGTTCTCGCATCCAAATATTCACAACAAGCAATGGCTTATCGTTTTAACCGAGGCATACGAGATGACGATGTCGCTCTTTGTGTGGGATGCATGGTCATGGTGGAAGCCCATGCAAGCGGAGTCGCATACTCACGCAATCCAATAAATATTCGTGATAAGACTCTTTCCCTCTATTCAATCTGGGGTCTGCCAAGAGCTGTTGTTAATGGCTCTATGGATACAGATGAATTTCTTGTAGCACGTCTCCCCGCTCCCCGCATACTCAAACGACACATTGCTGACAAAAAAGAAATTTATGTCTGCGATAAGGAAGAAGGCCTCTGCCGGATCTCGCTAACTGAGAAAAATCGAACTCAACCATCCCTCACAGACGAACAGATTCTTTTGATTGCAAAGGCAACCATGCGTATAGAAGAGTACTTTGGCTTGCCGCAGGATGTTGAATGGGCAATAACCGAATCTGGCCAGCTTTCCTTACTGCAATGTCGTCCGCTCCTTTTGGCGGAGCACAAACGTGGACTCCTTCCACCAGATTCCACACTGCCACCTCCCATTCTCTCAGGCGGGCGCACAGCCAGCCCAGGCATAGGGACAGGCCCTGTCTATATGGTCGCCAAAGATGTGGATACATTACTCTTCCCGGACGGTGGAGTCCTGGTACTCAATCAGGCTCTTCCCAATCGAGCGGCACTCCTTGGACGATGCAGTGCTGTCATATCAGAACAAGGCGGGGCCGCAGGACATCTAGCAAATGTTGCTCGTGAGTTTGGCATTCCTGCATTATTTGGGCTCAAGAATGCACAAAAAAAGCTCTTTCATGGTCAGATCGTGACGGTTGATGCTGAAGGATGTGCCGTTTATAATGGAAGAGTCGAAGCATTCCTTGAAAAAAAACCGAGAGAACGGATAATGCGTGGAAGCCCTGTCCAAAAAAGTCTCAGAAAAGCTGCCAAGTATATTGTTCGTCTTCATCTCATTGATCCTGATGCCTTCAGTTTCAAGCCAGGGAATTGTAAAACACTTCATGATATAATGCGATTTTGCCATGAAATGGCTGTGCGTGAAATGTTCGAATTTGGCATGAATAAAGACTACATCGAAGGGGCTTCCAGACAACTTATCTGTAATGTTCCCAAACAATTCTGGGTTCTCAACCTTGACAGCGGCATTGCACCTGAAGGGAAACATCGTGCCGACCGCTGTGTTTTGCTTGAACACATTCGCTCTATCCCCATGTGTGCGCTATGGGCGGGTATGGATGCCATCCCATGGGAGGGCCCTCCCCCTGTTCACACACAGGGCCTGATGTCTGTCATGTTTGAAGCAACGGTCAATACTGACCTGAATCCAACTGCACCATCACGGTTTTCTCAAAAAAATTATTTCATGATTTCTGAAAACTATTGCATTCTACAGTCCCGTTTCGGTTTCCATTTTTGTGGCGTTGAAGCCCTGGTGAGTGACCGAAACACCGAAAACTACGCAAGTCTCCAATTTAAAGGAGGGGCAGCAAACCTTGAACGCCGAATCCTGCGCGCCCGTTTTATTGGTGATATCCTGGCGGAGTTCGATTTTCGTGTCCGAATCAAAGAAGATACCCTCTTTGCGCGATTGGAGGGACTTGGGCGTCCCCAAATGGAGCATCGCCTGAAAATTCTCGGTTACCTGATTACCCACACCCGCCAACTCGACATGATAATGACCAATACTGATGAGGTAACACGACAAAGAGATAAGTTTTTCCGGGACTTTACCCTGTTTGACCTCAAAGAATAA
- a CDS encoding TRASH domain-containing protein — MLKFLVIGVALFLVYKLFMGDKAKREMDKAKVVKKKAASGEMIKDPICGTYVEKDGNIRVKEGDKVHVFCSYECRDKYLKQLEATTVNSDDS, encoded by the coding sequence ATGTTGAAATTCTTAGTCATCGGTGTTGCCTTGTTTCTCGTTTATAAGCTCTTTATGGGTGATAAAGCGAAGCGAGAAATGGACAAAGCCAAAGTCGTCAAGAAAAAGGCTGCTTCCGGAGAGATGATCAAAGATCCCATCTGCGGTACATATGTTGAAAAAGATGGTAACATACGGGTGAAAGAGGGAGACAAGGTACATGTCTTTTGTTCGTATGAATGTCGAGATAAATACTTGAAGCAGCTTGAAGCGACAACCGTCAATTCAGACGATAGCTAA